A single genomic interval of Pyrobaculum arsenaticum DSM 13514 harbors:
- a CDS encoding DUF86 domain-containing protein produces the protein MLLAKLLETIAAHVELLDEAARRGVDWGDTLSLYAVLHALQVHTQAVIDYLLRTCSLLGASVETPLACVQALQQRGLLEGGEADMLRRLIRFRNIVLHQYGSIDVERVKRVLEGRGYRDAALVVRRIHEMLREKGIEDP, from the coding sequence GTGTTGCTGGCGAAGCTCCTTGAGACCATTGCGGCACATGTCGAGTTGCTGGACGAGGCCGCGAGGAGGGGCGTGGACTGGGGCGATACGCTGAGCTTATACGCCGTCCTCCACGCGCTTCAGGTGCACACCCAAGCCGTCATCGACTACCTGCTCCGCACCTGCTCCTTGCTGGGCGCCTCAGTCGAAACGCCGCTGGCGTGCGTGCAAGCCCTCCAGCAGAGGGGGTTGCTGGAAGGCGGTGAGGCGGATATGTTGCGCCGATTGATACGCTTCAGGAACATAGTGCTACACCAATACGGCTCTATAGACGTGGAGAGGGTCAAGAGGGTGCTGGAGGGGAGGGGCTACCGCGACGCGGCCCTTGTCGTAAGGAGAATACACGAGATGCTGAGGGAGAAGGGCATTGAAGATCCGTAG
- a CDS encoding MBL fold metallo-hydrolase, whose product MYIHILGSGAGGSPGSRRWRAANLVEANGYLVVVDCGVGCHYRLSDRGVLGEVDYVFITHSHMDHFLGLPEALFQAHIEERKKPITIFAPSRVEDTIRAAAPHVLTNMRYAVNIKRIEPGVLLEVPGLRVEAAPACHHTAEEAYGFRIRADVDVFFTGDTAPGCTSLERLGEGVDVLIHEATCNEDYREICAKYAHATTFQALAEAEVMMAENLVLNHIDERFNPTVYRDVRRAGRPAVVAEDNMILKF is encoded by the coding sequence ATGTACATTCATATTTTGGGCTCGGGGGCTGGCGGTAGCCCCGGCTCGCGGAGGTGGAGGGCGGCCAACTTAGTCGAGGCCAACGGCTACTTAGTTGTCGTGGACTGCGGTGTTGGTTGTCACTACCGCCTTTCTGACCGAGGGGTACTCGGGGAGGTGGACTACGTCTTTATTACCCACAGCCACATGGACCACTTCCTCGGCCTGCCCGAGGCGCTTTTCCAAGCCCACATCGAGGAGAGGAAGAAGCCCATCACCATATTCGCCCCCAGTAGGGTTGAGGATACTATTAGAGCCGCCGCGCCCCACGTTTTGACAAATATGCGGTATGCTGTCAATATCAAGAGGATAGAGCCTGGTGTTCTTCTAGAAGTCCCAGGTCTTAGAGTGGAGGCTGCCCCGGCTTGTCACCACACAGCAGAGGAGGCCTACGGTTTTAGGATTAGGGCTGATGTCGATGTGTTTTTTACAGGCGACACGGCGCCTGGCTGTACGTCTCTTGAGAGACTGGGGGAGGGGGTAGACGTGTTGATACATGAGGCTACCTGCAACGAGGATTACCGCGAGATCTGCGCCAAGTACGCCCACGCCACGACGTTTCAAGCTCTGGCAGAGGCCGAAGTGATGATGGCGGAAAACCTAGTCCTAAACCACATAGACGAGAGGTTTAACCCGACCGTCTACAGAGACGTGAGGAGGGCAGGCCGCCCGGCGGTAGTGGCCGAGGACAACATGATCCTCAAGTTCTAA
- a CDS encoding ABC transporter ATP-binding protein: MLVLRGVVKSFRGFTLHVEELSVPDKTYAVILGPSGSGKTTLLRIIAGLERPDRGSILLDGRDITHLPVWERDVGIVFQNYALYPHLTVFENIAMPLRNKKLPRDEIKKRVEQIAEVLGIKDQLHKYPHQLSGGQQQRVAIARALVKEPKVLLLDEPLSNLDARLRLEVRGFLKELQRKVGAIVVHVTHDQEEAMALGDLMVVMNNGKVEQVGTPHELYRKPRNLFVFNFLGLGNLVPAKALGLGGQHLLGFRPEDVVLGSGDYVARVVRQEYLGPYKLVELEYNGFRIKARAPPTAEFREGEAVRFGIDIEKALVFRE, translated from the coding sequence ATGTTGGTGTTGAGGGGGGTTGTAAAGTCGTTTAGGGGCTTTACGCTCCACGTAGAAGAGCTGTCGGTGCCCGACAAGACGTATGCTGTAATTTTAGGACCGTCGGGGTCTGGGAAGACTACGCTACTGCGCATCATCGCCGGTCTCGAAAGGCCCGACAGGGGCTCCATCCTGCTGGACGGCCGGGATATCACTCACCTACCTGTCTGGGAGAGGGATGTGGGTATAGTGTTCCAGAACTACGCGCTGTATCCCCACCTCACAGTGTTTGAAAATATCGCCATGCCTCTTAGAAATAAGAAGTTACCAAGAGACGAGATTAAGAAGAGGGTAGAGCAGATTGCCGAAGTGCTGGGCATAAAGGACCAGCTCCACAAATACCCCCACCAGCTGTCTGGCGGGCAACAGCAGAGGGTGGCTATTGCCAGGGCGTTGGTCAAGGAGCCGAAGGTCCTCCTGCTCGACGAGCCGCTGAGTAATTTAGACGCCCGGCTGAGGCTAGAGGTGAGGGGGTTCCTAAAAGAACTTCAGCGGAAGGTCGGCGCCATTGTGGTCCACGTGACTCACGACCAGGAGGAGGCCATGGCGCTGGGCGACTTAATGGTCGTCATGAACAACGGCAAGGTTGAGCAGGTGGGGACACCGCACGAGCTGTATAGGAAGCCGAGGAACCTCTTCGTGTTTAACTTCCTCGGCCTCGGCAACCTAGTGCCTGCTAAGGCGCTTGGCCTAGGCGGCCAACACCTGCTTGGGTTTAGGCCAGAGGACGTGGTCCTGGGCTCCGGGGACTACGTGGCGAGGGTCGTGAGGCAGGAGTATCTAGGCCCCTACAAGCTTGTGGAACTTGAGTACAACGGCTTTAGGATTAAGGCGAGGGCCCCTCCCACTGCTGAGTTTAGGGAGGGCGAGGCGGTGAGGTTCGGTATAGATATAGAAAAAGCCCTAGTTTTTCGGGAGTGA
- a CDS encoding ABC transporter permease subunit: MNDKQTLFLALPAVVYLLVFTLYPIASNFVLSFYERTYEGELRWVGGGNYVWLFTKDPYGPLIVGNTVIYTLATPAIAVALAIPTALALRRLGGKWLLPLMIPAFIPPVTAAMAWYLLLNPLYGLGYYLLASGLVKTNPISSIWAIVLIDVWRAFPTAVLIIYSGLRSIPKSIEEAALADGLAGPRKFLAVDLPLISPQILTAFVLTALTGFFTFDPIYIGTAQVGPRLLDNLAYYAFEVFASGESGYAATLIVIMTLVGTALSLAYMRALSSRTFVKLPLPAWVPRRELPRVVHAAVLAAALVFVAVPFIWLVLISIKPPKEIIQVPPAILPTRLAVDNYVQVFTGGAPFLLISLYISAINTSLTILLAAATAYQMRVHGFGGYKLVAYILYLMSTPTLIYIVPLYFMLKELRFLDTLWALVLTYPIMTLPYSIWILYNYYSAFNRQVEEAALADGMNRLKAFARVVLPLSRSGMSVAGLYAFLFSWGALIFPLAFTQTPYNLADPLSFRGAQTFSIYIGMLMSPVTLSYGQVAAAGVVSIIPPLVYLVAVRRNLEKIWGSG; this comes from the coding sequence ATGAATGATAAACAAACTCTTTTTTTAGCCCTCCCCGCAGTTGTCTATCTCCTTGTTTTTACCCTGTACCCCATAGCCAGCAACTTCGTCCTCAGCTTCTACGAGCGGACTTACGAGGGGGAGCTTAGATGGGTCGGCGGGGGAAACTACGTGTGGCTTTTTACTAAGGACCCCTACGGCCCCTTGATTGTTGGGAACACTGTGATCTACACACTCGCCACCCCCGCCATAGCCGTTGCGTTGGCTATACCGACCGCGCTGGCCCTGCGGCGGCTTGGGGGGAAGTGGTTGCTTCCCCTCATGATTCCCGCGTTTATTCCCCCTGTCACTGCGGCAATGGCTTGGTATTTGTTACTCAACCCTCTATACGGGCTGGGGTACTACCTACTCGCCTCGGGACTCGTCAAGACTAATCCCATTTCTTCTATATGGGCAATAGTCCTGATCGACGTGTGGCGGGCGTTTCCAACCGCCGTGTTGATAATATATTCGGGTCTTAGGTCAATTCCGAAGAGTATAGAAGAGGCCGCCCTGGCCGACGGCTTGGCTGGGCCTAGGAAGTTCCTGGCCGTCGACCTCCCTCTGATCTCTCCCCAGATACTCACGGCGTTTGTGCTAACGGCGCTGACTGGGTTTTTTACCTTCGACCCCATATATATAGGGACTGCTCAGGTGGGGCCTCGTCTTTTGGACAATCTGGCCTACTACGCCTTTGAGGTCTTTGCTTCTGGGGAGTCTGGATACGCGGCTACTCTGATAGTCATCATGACGCTGGTGGGCACAGCGCTTTCTCTCGCCTATATGAGGGCGCTCTCTTCGCGTACTTTTGTCAAGTTGCCTCTACCGGCGTGGGTGCCGAGGAGGGAGCTTCCTCGGGTTGTGCACGCCGCTGTGTTGGCCGCGGCGCTTGTCTTTGTCGCCGTCCCGTTTATCTGGCTGGTGCTTATTTCAATAAAGCCGCCGAAGGAGATTATTCAAGTTCCTCCGGCAATACTACCGACGAGGCTTGCTGTGGATAACTACGTCCAGGTATTTACGGGGGGTGCGCCGTTTTTATTAATAAGCCTCTACATCTCGGCCATAAATACTAGTTTGACTATCCTTCTCGCCGCGGCTACGGCGTATCAAATGAGGGTGCACGGCTTTGGGGGGTATAAGCTTGTTGCGTACATACTCTACCTAATGTCAACTCCTACGTTGATTTACATTGTGCCTCTCTACTTCATGCTGAAGGAGTTGAGGTTTTTGGACACCTTGTGGGCCCTTGTCTTGACATACCCCATTATGACACTGCCTTACAGCATTTGGATTCTCTACAACTACTACTCGGCCTTTAACCGCCAGGTGGAAGAGGCCGCGTTGGCCGATGGGATGAACAGACTGAAGGCCTTCGCCAGGGTGGTCCTCCCGCTTAGCAGAAGCGGCATGAGCGTCGCAGGGCTGTACGCGTTTCTATTCTCATGGGGGGCGTTGATCTTCCCGCTGGCGTTTACCCAGACGCCCTACAACTTGGCGGATCCCCTCAGCTTCCGCGGTGCCCAGACGTTTTCGATATATATAGGCATGTTGATGAGCCCCGTGACGCTTAGCTACGGCCAAGTAGCTGCGGCGGGGGTTGTGAGCATCATACCTCCATTAGTGTACCTGGTGGCAGTGCGGCGGAACTTGGAAAAAATCTGGGGTAGTGGGTAG
- a CDS encoding extracellular solute-binding protein, with protein MATKTRNVVIALVAVLIIAVGAFLVLQSPSQQPQKTQTSSAQPSSTSSAQPGLSGSLTILVPTGDPTLMPYIQLAAGEFMKRYPGVKITIQPVPFGQMVQTALTALQNKNPDPALIIFYPSQASTLGPYLMDLRPYLSSGVLNKSDIPTSAMLSVMMVAKNGTVTKIFGVPFQMVFGYVLVYRKSIFNNPALQSEFRQKYGFDLDPLTWSSWDQFVSAAEFLQSKQVAKYALLFPDGLQQSIFNGFIMVFYTYALNDPCVGIPADVAKGAVPTQGYWAYFRYTPDGSVNITVGCPSFLQALRAYKKLVQFQPPITVQAMEYDQLRDLFLTGDYAMVAAWTSFIPIYNNASVSKVAGDIAISPLPGGKYPFGTGLAPTFIGVNPYAKDPDLAVRFVAFLMSPEMYRLGAEKVGFVPATLSGIRAASQVPSMSWLAPFVPLLQAGAALSDIQRLTLVNRVTNFFTDMRPYFINQVASYLRGEQDAETTQMNIYKTWKSIMKIS; from the coding sequence ATGGCAACGAAGACAAGAAATGTGGTAATTGCGTTGGTGGCTGTTTTAATTATCGCCGTGGGGGCTTTTCTGGTTTTGCAAAGCCCCTCGCAACAGCCGCAGAAGACGCAGACATCGTCTGCTCAGCCTTCTTCTACTTCGTCGGCTCAGCCTGGGCTGAGCGGGTCTCTGACTATTTTGGTGCCGACAGGAGACCCCACGCTTATGCCCTACATACAGCTCGCCGCGGGGGAGTTTATGAAGAGGTATCCTGGGGTGAAGATAACTATACAGCCTGTGCCTTTTGGCCAGATGGTGCAGACGGCCTTGACGGCTTTGCAGAATAAAAACCCCGACCCTGCTCTTATTATCTTCTACCCGTCGCAAGCGTCTACGCTTGGGCCTTATCTAATGGATCTACGGCCCTATCTCAGCTCTGGGGTTCTCAACAAGTCGGATATCCCCACCAGCGCTATGTTGTCTGTCATGATGGTTGCCAAGAACGGGACAGTTACGAAGATCTTCGGCGTGCCTTTCCAGATGGTGTTTGGGTACGTGCTGGTGTATAGGAAGTCTATTTTTAACAACCCAGCACTTCAGTCCGAGTTTAGGCAAAAATACGGCTTCGACCTGGATCCCCTTACCTGGTCTTCGTGGGATCAGTTTGTCAGCGCCGCTGAGTTCCTCCAGTCGAAGCAAGTGGCTAAGTACGCGTTGCTGTTCCCAGATGGCTTGCAACAGTCTATTTTCAACGGTTTTATTATGGTGTTCTACACCTATGCCCTTAATGATCCGTGTGTAGGCATCCCGGCCGACGTGGCGAAGGGCGCCGTTCCCACCCAGGGCTATTGGGCCTACTTCCGCTACACGCCGGATGGCTCTGTGAACATCACCGTGGGTTGTCCGTCTTTCTTACAAGCGCTTAGGGCGTATAAAAAGCTCGTGCAGTTCCAGCCGCCTATCACCGTCCAGGCTATGGAGTACGACCAGCTTCGGGACCTCTTCTTGACAGGTGACTACGCCATGGTGGCTGCCTGGACCAGCTTCATACCTATCTACAACAACGCCTCGGTTTCCAAGGTGGCGGGGGACATCGCCATATCGCCGCTTCCGGGGGGTAAATACCCATTTGGCACTGGGCTTGCCCCCACGTTTATCGGCGTTAACCCATATGCGAAGGATCCCGACTTGGCGGTGCGGTTCGTGGCTTTCTTGATGTCGCCGGAGATGTACAGACTCGGCGCCGAGAAGGTGGGGTTTGTGCCGGCTACTTTGAGCGGGATTAGGGCCGCCTCCCAAGTGCCTTCTATGAGCTGGCTCGCGCCGTTTGTGCCGCTGTTGCAGGCCGGCGCCGCTTTAAGCGATATTCAGCGGCTTACGTTGGTCAATAGGGTTACCAACTTCTTTACTGATATGCGGCCCTACTTCATCAACCAGGTGGCTAGTTATCTCAGAGGCGAGCAAGACGCCGAGACTACGCAGATGAACATATACAAGACGTGGAAGAGCATTATGAAAATTTCATGA